In the genome of Halictus rubicundus isolate RS-2024b chromosome 9, iyHalRubi1_principal, whole genome shotgun sequence, one region contains:
- the LOC143357504 gene encoding facilitated trehalose transporter Tret1, whose protein sequence is MNEKSLGISQHVLVTNGENHSVPARKLPQYVASLSSTLGALAAGMVLGWTSSAGTDGIRLATEYGFPISDTEFSWMGSLTTLGAGVICVPIGILTDLIGRKTSMLLMVVPFTVGWLVIILSNSVVMFYVGRFITGFASGAFCVAAPMYTAEISESSIRGSLGSYFQLLLTIGIFLSYLLGNWVNMFTLSIISAIAPLVFFVIFLFMPESPTYYLKKGNEDAARKSLIKLYGEQYDIDGALHSQLETIEEKRRNKISFSTMIKSKVTVKGFIIGYGLMIFQQFSGVNTIILYGSSIFSQAGSDMSPGICMIIIGIMQVLAVLVSTLVVDRLGRRILLLASIVSLCLTTFALGVYFYLQEIHITVTSVTWLPLLSVCVFIIMFSFGFGPLPWMMMGEIFAPEVKGAAASSAGLLNWLMAFLVTKFYTDLQGALGAGGTFWLFSGISAIGIFFVYILVPETKGKSLESILRDL, encoded by the coding sequence ATGAATGAAAAAAGTCTCGGAATTTCACAGCATGTGTTGGTTACTAATGGGGAGAACCATTCTGTGCCAGCCAGGAAATTACCGCAATATGTTGCCAGTTTGTCTTCAACTCTGGGAGCATTAGCAGCTGGTATGGTCTTAGGATGGACTTCTTCTGCTGGCACTGATGGAATACGCCTAGCAACCGAATACGGTTTTCCCATTTCTGACACTGAATTTTCATGGATGGGATCGCTAACTACACTTGGTGCTGGAGTAATATGTGTACCTATTGGGATTTTGACTGATTTAATTGGAAGAAAGACTTCAATGTTATTGATGGTGGTTCCTTTTACTGTAGGTTGGCTAGTTATAATTTTATCCAATTCCGTAGTTATGTTTTATGTTGGTAGATTCATTACTGGGTTTGCATCTGGTGCCTTTTGTGTAGCTGCACCAATGTATACTGCAGAAATATCTGAAAGTTCAATTCGCGGAAGTCTTGGATCTTATTTCCAATTACTTCTTACAATAGGAATTTTTTTGTCATATCTATTGGGTAATTGGGTGAATATGTTTACATTGTCCATCATATCTGCCATTGCTCCTCTGGTTTTCTTcgtaatttttctatttatgCCAGAATCACCAacatattatttgaaaaagGGAAATGAGGATGCTGCCAGAAAAAGTTTAATTAAATTGTATGGTGAGCAATATGATATAGACGGTGCATTACATAGTCAATTGGAAACCATAGAAGAAAAAcgaagaaataaaatttctttttcgacTATGATCAAATCTAAAGTAACTGTAAAAGGTTTTATAATTGGTTACGGTCTCATGATTTTCCAACAATTTAGTGGTGTGAACACTATTATACTTTATGGTAGTAGTATCTTTTCTCAAGCTGGCAGTGATATGTCACCTGGCATCTGTATGATTATTATTGGTATAATGCAAGTACTAGCTGTTCTTGTTAGTACTTTGGTGGTAGATCGTTTAGGTAGAAGAATATTGCTATTAGCATCAATTGTAAGTCTGTGTTTGACAACGTTTGCTCTTGGAGTTTACTTCTACCTTCAGGAAATTCACATTACTGTTACTTCAGTTACTTGGTTACCTCTATTATCTGTATGTGTATTTATTATCATGTTTTCTTTTGGTTTTGGCCCACTTCCATGGATGATGATGGGTGAGATTTTTGCACCAGAAGTGAAAGGTGCAGCTGCAAGTAGTGCTGGTCTTTTAAATTGGCTAATGGCTTTTCTTGTAACCAAATTTTATACCGATTTACAAGGAGCACTAGGTGCTGGTGGTACGTTCTGGTTATTTTCTGGAATATCTGCAATTGGAATTTTCTTTGTATATATATTAGTTCCTGAAACCAAAGGTAAATCTTTAGAAAGTATTTTGAGAGATCTTTAA